In the Novosphingobium sp. 9 genome, one interval contains:
- a CDS encoding TrmH family RNA methyltransferase — MQGGRGSGRGSSGSVRLWGRHAVEAALKNPERRHRKLWATREGVASLDGELPDDFPVEWAQPADLARLVARDAPHQGLVLDCDPLEDIFLEDVLDGDASRPVLVLDQVTDPHNVGAILRSAAAFNACAIVTQDRHAPPESGTLAKSASGALEVVPWVRVVNLARALEDIAEAGYWRIGLDGAAKSTLQGALPAGPVALVLGAEGDGMRHNIVQHCDAIAKLPISEAMESLNVSNAAAISLYAVATRVIDASEGG, encoded by the coding sequence ATGCAGGGCGGCCGTGGCAGCGGTCGCGGAAGCAGCGGTTCGGTGCGCCTGTGGGGCCGTCATGCCGTGGAAGCGGCGCTGAAGAATCCCGAGCGCCGCCATCGCAAGCTCTGGGCGACTCGCGAAGGCGTCGCGTCGCTGGATGGCGAACTGCCCGACGACTTCCCGGTCGAATGGGCACAGCCTGCCGATCTGGCGCGACTCGTCGCCCGCGACGCGCCGCATCAGGGCCTCGTGCTCGACTGCGACCCGCTGGAGGACATCTTCCTTGAAGACGTGCTCGATGGCGATGCCTCGCGCCCGGTGCTGGTGCTGGATCAGGTGACCGACCCGCACAACGTCGGCGCCATCCTGCGCTCGGCTGCGGCGTTCAACGCCTGCGCGATCGTGACGCAGGATCGCCATGCCCCGCCCGAATCGGGCACGCTGGCCAAATCGGCTTCGGGAGCGCTTGAAGTGGTGCCCTGGGTGCGGGTGGTAAATCTGGCCCGCGCCCTGGAGGACATCGCCGAGGCCGGTTACTGGCGCATCGGTCTGGACGGGGCGGCCAAATCGACCCTGCAAGGCGCCCTGCCCGCTGGCCCTGTCGCACTCGTGCTCGGCGCAGAAGGTGACGGCATGCGCCACAACATTGTCCAGCACTGCGACGCGATCGCCAAGTTGCCGATCAGCGAGGCCATGGAAAGCCTTAATGTCAGTAATGCCGCCGCGATCTCGCTCTATGCAGTTGCTACGCGTGTCATCGATGCCAGCGAGGGCGGATAA
- a CDS encoding phosphatidylserine decarboxylase gives MSNDILDNQGRGEASWRWPTVHPEGRKFGAIAGAVALVVWIIWGPWFGWPLAVLTYCVLAFFRDPVRVTPQDDAAIVAPADGLVTLIQKVAPPREMTMDDGSGTRPLDATPVTRVSIFMSVFDVHINRTPIGGTVRRVVYIPGKFVNADLDKASEENERQHILVERSDGVRICFTQIAGLVARRIVPFVKPGDIVAAGQRVGLIRFGSRVDVYLPAGTEPLVLMGQKIVAGETVLGRIGTGNVIEGIAQ, from the coding sequence ATGTCCAACGATATTCTCGATAATCAGGGGCGCGGTGAAGCGTCCTGGCGCTGGCCGACGGTTCATCCCGAAGGTCGCAAGTTCGGTGCCATCGCCGGTGCGGTCGCGCTGGTGGTATGGATCATCTGGGGGCCGTGGTTTGGCTGGCCGCTGGCCGTGCTCACCTATTGCGTCCTGGCCTTCTTCCGCGATCCGGTGCGCGTCACGCCGCAGGATGATGCAGCGATCGTCGCGCCCGCCGATGGCCTCGTCACGCTGATCCAGAAGGTCGCGCCCCCGCGCGAGATGACCATGGACGATGGCAGCGGCACGCGTCCGCTCGATGCCACGCCGGTCACGCGCGTCTCGATCTTCATGAGCGTGTTCGATGTTCACATCAACCGCACGCCGATCGGCGGCACCGTGCGCCGCGTCGTCTACATTCCCGGCAAGTTCGTGAACGCGGATCTCGACAAGGCGAGCGAGGAGAACGAGCGTCAGCATATCCTCGTCGAGCGCAGCGATGGCGTGCGGATCTGCTTCACGCAGATTGCAGGCCTTGTCGCGCGCCGCATCGTGCCGTTCGTAAAGCCGGGCGATATAGTCGCTGCCGGTCAGCGTGTCGGTCTGATCCGCTTCGGCAGCCGCGTCGACGTCTATCTGCCCGCAGGCACCGAGCCTCTGGTGTTGATGGGCCAGAAGATCGTCGCGGGCGAAACCGTGCTGGGGCGTATCGGTACGGGCAATGTGATTGAAGGCATCGCGCAGTGA
- a CDS encoding winged helix-turn-helix transcriptional regulator — MQEGTLLAPGHPEVTALDREVPLRAPDVYAADCPTRQLLDRVADKWSVLILTTLGTGEMRFNALRRRIEGISQKMLSQTLRSLERDGLVLRQVVPTVPVSVSYAIAPLGAELLDSLRAMIDWAERRMAQVALARVAYDVEMERLNG, encoded by the coding sequence ATGCAAGAAGGCACTTTGCTCGCACCGGGTCACCCGGAAGTAACCGCACTGGACCGCGAGGTCCCTTTGCGGGCGCCCGATGTCTATGCGGCGGACTGTCCCACGCGGCAGCTTCTGGACCGGGTGGCGGACAAGTGGAGCGTGCTGATCCTCACCACGCTCGGCACTGGCGAGATGCGTTTCAACGCGCTGCGGCGGCGGATCGAGGGGATTTCGCAGAAGATGCTGAGCCAGACATTGCGCTCGCTGGAGCGCGACGGGCTGGTGCTGCGGCAGGTCGTACCTACGGTGCCGGTTTCGGTCAGCTACGCCATCGCGCCGCTGGGCGCCGAACTGCTCGATTCGCTGCGCGCGATGATCGACTGGGCGGAGCGGCGGATGGCGCAGGTGGCGCTGGCGAGGGTGGCCTACGATGTCGAGATGGAGCGTCTGAACGGCTGA
- the pyrH gene encoding UMP kinase has translation MSAPRYKRVLLKLSGEVLMGSQPFGIDPDFVSEMAKEVKAAKETGLEVCLVIGGGNIFRGMAGAAKGMDRAQADYMGMLATVMNALAMQNALEQLGVETRVQSAVQMDQVCEPVIRRRAERHLEKGRVVIFAAGVGAPYFTTDSGAALRAAEMKCDALLKGTSVDGVYDCDPKTNPAATRYDTVDYDRVLADNLKVMDASAVALCRDNDIPIVVFSIREKGNLARVLAGEGTQTLVQKGA, from the coding sequence ATGAGTGCCCCCCGCTACAAACGCGTCCTGCTGAAGCTGTCGGGTGAGGTTCTGATGGGCAGCCAGCCTTTCGGCATCGACCCAGACTTCGTGTCCGAGATGGCTAAGGAAGTGAAGGCGGCGAAGGAGACCGGTCTCGAGGTCTGCCTCGTCATCGGTGGCGGCAATATCTTCCGCGGTATGGCCGGTGCGGCCAAGGGCATGGACCGCGCGCAGGCCGATTACATGGGTATGCTGGCGACGGTGATGAATGCGCTGGCGATGCAGAACGCGCTGGAGCAGCTGGGCGTGGAAACCCGCGTGCAGTCTGCGGTGCAGATGGATCAGGTCTGCGAGCCGGTGATCCGCCGCCGTGCCGAACGTCACCTCGAAAAGGGGCGCGTGGTGATTTTCGCGGCGGGCGTCGGCGCGCCGTACTTCACCACCGATTCGGGTGCTGCCCTGCGTGCGGCCGAGATGAAGTGCGACGCGCTGCTCAAGGGCACCAGCGTCGATGGCGTCTATGACTGCGACCCCAAGACGAACCCGGCTGCGACCCGTTACGATACAGTCGATTACGATCGTGTCCTCGCTGACAATCTGAAGGTGATGGATGCTTCCGCCGTGGCCCTGTGCCGCGACAACGATATTCCGATCGTCGTGTTCTCGATCCGCGAGAAGGGCAATCTGGCCCGCGTTCTCGCCGGTGAAGGCACCCAGACGCTCGTCCAGAAAGGAGCCTGA
- a CDS encoding NAD(P)-dependent oxidoreductase codes for MKIAVLGASGRAGSQIALEAAARDHEVLALARHPEKIPTAAGITPLAADAGDPAALAPLIAGCNAVVSALHFDVTAETLLSAIRSAGVPRLLVTGGAASLLGPDGQRLIDSPDFPAEWKPMAMGGIVFLDVLKTTTDIDWTFFSPAALIFEGERTGHYRTDTDHLVTDAQGESRISFADYAIAMIDELEAHKHSRARFTAAY; via the coding sequence ATGAAGATTGCCGTCCTCGGCGCCAGTGGCCGCGCCGGATCGCAGATCGCCCTCGAAGCCGCAGCGCGCGATCACGAGGTGCTCGCCCTCGCCCGCCATCCGGAAAAGATCCCGACTGCCGCGGGAATCACCCCGCTTGCGGCCGATGCCGGCGATCCCGCAGCCCTCGCCCCGCTGATTGCCGGGTGCAATGCCGTTGTCAGCGCGCTGCATTTCGACGTGACCGCCGAAACATTGCTCTCCGCCATCCGCAGCGCCGGGGTTCCCCGCCTGCTGGTGACGGGCGGCGCGGCCAGCCTGCTCGGCCCCGATGGCCAGCGCCTGATCGATTCGCCCGACTTCCCGGCAGAGTGGAAGCCCATGGCGATGGGCGGCATTGTCTTCCTCGATGTCCTCAAAACGACGACCGACATCGACTGGACCTTCTTCTCGCCCGCCGCGCTGATCTTCGAGGGCGAACGTACTGGCCACTATCGCACCGATACCGATCACCTCGTCACTGATGCGCAGGGCGAAAGCCGCATCAGCTTCGCCGACTACGCCATCGCCATGATCGACGAACTGGAGGCCCACAAGCACAGCCGGGCACGCTTCACCGCCGCCTACTGA
- the frr gene encoding ribosome recycling factor, with amino-acid sequence MAKYDKADLERRMSGAIEALKHDLSGLRTGRANTALLEPIMVTVYGSAMPITSVATLSAPEPRMLSVQVWDKSNIGPVEKAIRSAGLGLNPINDGNTLRLPIPDLTEERRKELAKLASSYAEKARVAVRNVRRDGIENLKADEKKKEISEDERKRGETEVQKLTDDIIKSLDEVFGAKEKEILGK; translated from the coding sequence ATGGCAAAGTACGACAAGGCCGATCTCGAGCGTCGCATGAGCGGCGCGATCGAAGCACTCAAGCATGACCTTTCGGGTCTGCGTACGGGCCGCGCGAACACCGCGCTGCTCGAACCGATCATGGTGACGGTCTATGGCAGCGCGATGCCGATCACGTCGGTTGCCACGCTCTCGGCGCCCGAGCCGCGCATGCTCTCGGTGCAGGTGTGGGACAAGTCGAACATCGGTCCGGTCGAAAAGGCGATCCGCTCGGCAGGGCTGGGGCTCAACCCGATCAACGACGGCAACACGCTGCGCCTGCCGATCCCCGATCTGACCGAGGAGCGTCGCAAGGAACTGGCCAAGCTCGCCAGCTCCTACGCCGAGAAGGCCCGTGTCGCCGTGCGCAACGTGCGCCGCGACGGTATCGAGAACCTCAAGGCGGACGAGAAGAAGAAGGAAATCTCGGAAGACGAGCGCAAGCGCGGTGAAACCGAGGTCCAGAAGCTGACCGACGACATCATCAAGTCGCTGGACGAAGTCTTCGGTGCGAAGGAAAAGGAAATCCTCGGCAAGTGA
- a CDS encoding HU family DNA-binding protein has product MNKNDLISAVAETSGLTRSDATKAVEGVFDAITGALKAGDEVRLVGFGTFSVAKRKASTGRNPRTGEPMEIKASAQPKFKAGKGLKDAVN; this is encoded by the coding sequence ATGAACAAGAACGATCTGATCAGCGCGGTCGCTGAAACCAGCGGTCTGACCCGCAGCGACGCCACCAAGGCTGTTGAAGGCGTGTTCGACGCGATCACCGGCGCGCTGAAGGCTGGCGACGAAGTTCGTCTGGTCGGCTTCGGCACGTTCTCGGTCGCCAAGCGCAAGGCGTCGACCGGTCGCAACCCGCGCACCGGCGAGCCGATGGAAATCAAGGCTTCGGCTCAGCCGAAGTTCAAGGCCGGCAAGGGCCTGAAGGACGCGGTCAACTAA
- a CDS encoding CDP-alcohol phosphatidyltransferase family protein → MYDARGRWPRRRLAAGLSVRAIVPNAITAAALCSGLTGIRFAIAGDFEKSVQAVIVAALLDGIDGRAARLLKAETRFGAELDSLADAISFGVAPALIVYLWTLNALPGLGWIAALAFAICCVLRLARFNARLDMLDQPHKSAGFLTGVPAPLGAGLAFLPMYLWIGTSRPEFANPVVVSLWMLINAFLMISNLPTLSWSRLSPPRGVRIGLIALVGLTVSALLIEPWLTLVGLTVFYLALLPLGLITYLRVKRQGFPAKATPAGASAALPDDGAH, encoded by the coding sequence ATGTACGATGCCCGAGGCCGCTGGCCGCGTCGGCGTCTTGCTGCGGGCCTGTCGGTTCGGGCGATCGTGCCCAACGCGATCACGGCGGCAGCGCTCTGCTCGGGGTTGACCGGTATCCGCTTTGCGATTGCCGGAGATTTCGAAAAGTCGGTGCAGGCGGTGATCGTCGCGGCACTGCTTGACGGGATCGACGGGCGCGCCGCGCGCCTGCTCAAGGCCGAGACCCGCTTTGGTGCGGAACTGGATAGCCTTGCCGATGCGATCTCGTTCGGTGTGGCGCCTGCGCTGATCGTCTATCTGTGGACGCTCAATGCGCTGCCGGGGCTGGGCTGGATCGCGGCGCTCGCCTTTGCCATTTGCTGTGTCCTGCGTCTGGCGCGCTTCAATGCGCGGCTCGACATGCTGGACCAGCCGCACAAGTCGGCAGGCTTCCTGACCGGCGTTCCGGCACCGCTGGGCGCTGGTCTCGCGTTCCTGCCGATGTACCTGTGGATCGGCACCAGCCGTCCCGAGTTCGCCAATCCTGTGGTGGTCAGCCTGTGGATGCTGATCAATGCTTTCCTGATGATTTCGAACCTGCCAACGCTCAGCTGGTCGCGTCTCAGCCCGCCGCGCGGTGTGCGTATCGGACTGATTGCGCTGGTTGGCCTGACCGTCTCGGCACTGCTGATCGAGCCCTGGCTGACGCTGGTAGGCCTGACGGTCTTCTACCTCGCGCTGCTGCCCTTGGGCCTGATCACCTATCTGCGCGTCAAGCGGCAAGGTTTTCCGGCGAAAGCCACTCCAGCCGGGGCGAGCGCAGCGTTGCCGGACGACGGCGCCCACTGA
- the rpsB gene encoding 30S ribosomal protein S2: protein MAAPVVTMSQLIEAGAHFGHQTHRWNPRMKPYIFGARNGIHIIDLSQTVPLMARALDFVSATVQAGGKVLFVGTKRQAQEPIAQAAKACGQHYVNHRWLGGMLTNWKTISQSIKRFKALEEQLSGDTAGLTKKEVLQLTRERDKLELSLGGIRDMGGIPDVMFVIDANKEDLAIKEANTLGIPVVAILDSNVSPEGIAFPVPGNDDASRAVRLYCEAIAQAATKGHRDGVIDSGVDLGALDAPVEETAEA from the coding sequence ATGGCGGCTCCCGTCGTTACCATGTCGCAGCTGATCGAAGCTGGCGCACACTTTGGTCACCAGACCCACCGTTGGAACCCGCGCATGAAGCCGTACATCTTCGGCGCGCGCAACGGCATCCACATCATCGACCTGTCGCAGACCGTGCCCCTGATGGCCCGTGCGCTCGACTTCGTGTCGGCCACCGTCCAGGCTGGCGGCAAGGTTCTGTTCGTCGGCACCAAGCGCCAGGCGCAGGAGCCGATCGCTCAGGCTGCCAAGGCATGCGGCCAGCACTACGTCAACCACCGCTGGCTGGGCGGCATGCTCACCAACTGGAAGACGATCTCGCAGTCGATCAAGCGCTTCAAGGCGCTGGAAGAGCAGCTTTCGGGTGACACCGCCGGTCTCACCAAGAAGGAAGTCCTTCAGCTGACGCGCGAGCGCGACAAGCTTGAGCTGTCGCTCGGCGGCATCCGCGACATGGGCGGCATCCCCGACGTGATGTTCGTGATCGACGCCAACAAGGAAGACCTCGCGATCAAGGAAGCCAACACCCTGGGTATCCCGGTTGTGGCGATCCTCGACTCGAACGTTTCGCCCGAGGGCATCGCGTTCCCGGTTCCGGGCAACGACGACGCCAGCCGCGCCGTTCGCCTCTACTGCGAGGCCATTGCGCAGGCTGCGACCAAGGGCCACCGTGACGGCGTGATCGACAGCGGTGTCGACCTCGGCGCACTGGACGCACCGGTCGAGGAAACCGCCGAAGCCTGA